A single region of the Streptomyces sp. NBC_01262 genome encodes:
- a CDS encoding DNA repair ATPase gives MATEQPQPQPVRLEAGTYEVLRTRLAVAASELADRAQALNARRLEVFGGSELRLAGSDRIRTGSDCVPRDIVAVGGRLLFGYNLGRNGHAGTRAQTGVEDVFSLHGLAGDGDTVRLEALPAEAVPGLLDDPHFQQDLAELYRYYRDARLLQLRLLNGMLLAVFQTGPALADIRVLRWRIAADGTPGYLDARGEREHVLPPAYDVTWTDTTRDDHVLGRHPHISIGGEVYVSTVAGTLTVKVEDTTETGEGIHSEPVDEPLQSLADAEVSYARAGALILLRIRPYNETVHRYLVFNTRTRSVVRLDGIGQACLRLPDDQGVIFPGGYCLATGVVKIFDTGTDGLEFERVVRSPNGEDVLYVFHARAEGRTLLLPYNVIREAVAAPLTCHGHALFDDGTLVLFRAAGDEPARVHPVQVWHTPYTSDTYAAAQPAGTGPLERVGNADLVRGIADCLSAARAARDMTPTAAVYEAITAACERISDRHHWLPDPGLGGLHEPLTQVHATAGQVLEEFETVTALTAQAAQALDEAAARITSLVRLGRGETLATADAWVRHLTELRQAQGHVESLRELRHADTDRIDALATGLADDLAAAAHRAVAFLARDDAFTGHHQDVAWLADQAEAIATTAEAAPLTERLGELSEGLRTVTEVVSALDIADPVVRTSVLERIAAVLADANRARATLTAHCKELLGREGRAEFAAESALLGQAVTAALAAAGTPEDCEDQLGRLLLRIENLQARFGEHPDFTAELDNRRAGIHDAFSARKQTLLDERARRADRLADSAARILDSVHRRLASLASLDEINTYFASDPMVTKVRQVADELRDLGDPVRAEELAGRLKAARQRAARALRDRADLYDGGDGGTTIRLGRHRFAVTTQRAELTLIPYKGTMAFALTGTDYRSPVPDPEFEATRTYWDQHLVSETPEVYRAEYLAASLLAGTEPLDGLYEAAAEDRLLDVVRVAAESRYDEGYERGIHDRDATAILTALLRLRAEADLLRYPATARAAAQLLWTYGTDEATRTAWSARAVSLARARAAFGLAPAVAALQRELALALATFLDAVGLAAEDTGLAGEYLFEELAESAGAPVAFITGAPARTLLEKFRTAVDGDGLDAGLAALPDDLAALPARHQLAEAWLDSFLTASGEPAGDGDLAEAVALQLCDGLHRRDCPADLTATVEGLLGDHPRLYGRTLHVRLDELLARTAAFHTSHVPGYRAYQRLRTGLLARERTRLRLDDLRPAPLTAFVRNRLLDEVYLPLIGDNLAKQLGAAGDAKRTDNSGLLLLISPPGYGKTTLVEYVADRLGLLLVKVSGPALGSSITSLDADHPEIKKIHFALAAANNVLLYLDDIQHVSPELLQRFIPLCDTTRRLGPYDLRGKRFAVAMSGNPYTESGALFRIPDMLANRADIWNLGDVLTGRDDLFALSFIENALTSNPVLAPLAGHDRTDLELLLRRARGDDSVRADQLGRPCPPAEFDRIIAVLTKLLHVRHTVLAVNRAYIASAAQADASRTEPRFRLQGSYRDMNKLTERIVPVMNDAELDALIDDHYRAEAQTLTSAAEANLLKLAELRGTLTPAQAARWEDVKAACTRTAPTG, from the coding sequence ATGGCCACCGAGCAGCCGCAGCCGCAGCCCGTACGGCTGGAAGCCGGAACGTACGAGGTGCTGCGCACCCGGCTCGCCGTAGCCGCGAGCGAACTCGCCGACCGCGCACAGGCCCTGAACGCCCGCCGGCTGGAGGTCTTCGGCGGCAGCGAGCTGCGGCTGGCCGGCAGCGACCGCATCCGAACCGGCAGCGACTGCGTACCGCGCGACATCGTCGCCGTCGGCGGGCGGCTCCTGTTCGGCTACAACCTCGGCCGCAACGGCCACGCCGGGACGCGCGCGCAGACCGGCGTCGAGGACGTCTTCTCCCTGCACGGCCTCGCCGGCGACGGCGACACCGTCCGTTTGGAGGCCCTGCCCGCCGAGGCCGTCCCCGGGCTGCTGGACGACCCGCACTTCCAGCAGGACCTCGCAGAGCTGTACCGCTACTACCGCGACGCCCGCCTGCTGCAGCTGAGGCTCCTGAACGGCATGCTGCTGGCGGTGTTCCAGACCGGTCCGGCCCTGGCCGACATCCGGGTGCTGCGCTGGCGGATCGCCGCCGACGGCACCCCCGGCTACCTCGACGCACGCGGCGAGCGCGAGCATGTCCTCCCGCCCGCGTACGACGTCACCTGGACGGACACCACCCGCGACGACCACGTCCTGGGCCGCCACCCGCACATCTCGATCGGCGGCGAGGTCTACGTCTCGACGGTCGCAGGCACGCTCACCGTCAAGGTCGAGGACACCACCGAGACCGGCGAGGGAATCCACTCCGAGCCCGTCGACGAACCCCTTCAGTCGCTCGCCGACGCCGAGGTCTCGTACGCCCGCGCCGGGGCGCTGATCCTGCTGCGGATCCGCCCGTACAACGAGACCGTCCATCGGTACCTGGTCTTCAACACCCGTACGCGCTCCGTGGTCCGCCTGGACGGCATCGGGCAGGCCTGCCTGCGCCTGCCCGACGACCAGGGGGTGATCTTCCCGGGCGGATACTGCCTGGCCACCGGCGTCGTGAAGATCTTCGACACCGGCACCGACGGGCTGGAGTTCGAGCGTGTCGTCCGCTCGCCGAACGGCGAGGACGTGCTGTACGTCTTCCACGCCCGCGCCGAGGGCCGCACCCTGCTGCTGCCCTACAACGTCATCCGTGAGGCGGTCGCGGCCCCCCTGACCTGCCACGGCCACGCGCTCTTCGACGACGGCACCCTGGTGCTCTTCCGTGCTGCCGGCGACGAGCCGGCCCGCGTCCACCCGGTCCAGGTCTGGCACACCCCGTACACCTCCGACACCTACGCCGCCGCGCAGCCGGCCGGCACCGGCCCGCTGGAGCGGGTCGGCAACGCCGACCTGGTGCGCGGCATCGCCGACTGCCTGTCGGCAGCCCGCGCAGCCCGGGACATGACCCCGACGGCGGCGGTGTACGAGGCGATCACGGCGGCCTGCGAGCGGATCAGCGACCGCCACCACTGGCTGCCCGACCCCGGACTCGGCGGCCTGCACGAGCCGCTCACCCAGGTCCACGCCACAGCCGGGCAGGTGCTGGAGGAGTTCGAGACGGTCACCGCGCTCACCGCGCAGGCCGCCCAGGCGCTGGACGAAGCCGCCGCACGGATCACCTCACTGGTACGCCTCGGCCGGGGCGAGACCCTGGCGACCGCCGACGCCTGGGTGCGGCACCTCACCGAACTCCGCCAGGCACAAGGCCATGTGGAGTCGCTGCGCGAGCTGCGCCACGCCGACACCGACCGCATCGACGCTCTCGCCACCGGCCTCGCCGACGACCTGGCCGCAGCCGCCCACCGCGCGGTGGCCTTCCTGGCCCGCGACGACGCCTTCACCGGCCATCACCAGGACGTGGCATGGCTCGCCGACCAGGCCGAGGCCATCGCCACCACCGCCGAGGCCGCCCCCCTCACCGAGCGACTGGGCGAGCTGTCCGAGGGCCTGCGCACGGTCACCGAGGTCGTGTCCGCACTCGACATCGCCGACCCCGTCGTCCGCACGTCCGTCCTGGAGCGGATCGCCGCAGTCCTCGCCGATGCCAACCGGGCCCGCGCCACCCTCACCGCCCACTGCAAGGAACTGCTCGGCCGGGAGGGGCGCGCCGAGTTCGCCGCCGAGTCCGCGCTGCTGGGCCAGGCGGTCACCGCCGCGCTGGCCGCCGCCGGCACCCCGGAGGACTGTGAGGACCAGCTCGGCCGGCTCCTCCTGAGGATCGAGAACCTTCAGGCCCGCTTCGGCGAGCACCCGGACTTCACCGCCGAACTCGATAACCGGCGCGCCGGGATCCACGACGCCTTCTCCGCCCGCAAGCAGACCCTGCTCGACGAGCGCGCCCGCCGCGCCGACCGCCTCGCGGACTCCGCCGCCCGCATCCTGGACAGCGTCCATCGCCGACTGGCCTCCCTCGCCTCCCTGGACGAGATCAACACCTACTTCGCCTCCGACCCCATGGTCACCAAGGTCCGCCAGGTCGCCGACGAGCTGCGTGACCTCGGCGACCCGGTCCGGGCCGAGGAACTGGCCGGCCGGCTCAAGGCCGCGCGTCAGCGCGCAGCCCGCGCCCTGCGCGACCGCGCCGACCTGTACGACGGCGGTGACGGCGGCACCACCATCCGCCTCGGCCGCCACCGCTTCGCCGTCACCACTCAGCGGGCCGAGCTCACCCTCATTCCGTACAAGGGGACGATGGCCTTCGCCCTGACCGGCACCGACTACCGCTCGCCCGTCCCCGACCCGGAGTTCGAGGCCACTCGCACGTACTGGGACCAGCACCTGGTCTCCGAGACGCCCGAGGTCTACCGCGCCGAATACCTGGCCGCGTCGCTGCTGGCCGGGACCGAACCGCTGGACGGCCTGTACGAGGCAGCGGCCGAGGACCGCCTGCTCGACGTCGTCCGCGTGGCCGCCGAGTCCCGCTACGACGAGGGCTACGAGCGCGGCATCCACGACCGCGACGCCACCGCGATCCTCACCGCCCTGCTGCGGCTGCGCGCAGAGGCGGACCTGCTGCGCTACCCGGCCACCGCGCGTGCCGCTGCCCAACTGCTGTGGACGTACGGCACCGACGAGGCGACCCGAACGGCATGGTCCGCGCGCGCCGTCTCCCTGGCCCGGGCCCGCGCCGCCTTCGGCCTGGCCCCGGCGGTGGCCGCCCTGCAGCGCGAACTCGCCCTGGCCCTCGCCACGTTCCTGGATGCCGTGGGCCTGGCCGCCGAGGACACCGGGCTCGCCGGCGAGTACCTCTTCGAAGAGCTCGCCGAATCCGCCGGTGCCCCGGTCGCCTTCATCACCGGTGCGCCCGCCCGCACCCTGTTGGAGAAGTTCCGTACCGCCGTCGATGGGGACGGCCTCGACGCGGGCCTGGCCGCCCTCCCCGACGACCTCGCAGCCCTCCCCGCCCGCCACCAACTCGCCGAAGCCTGGCTCGACTCCTTCCTCACCGCCTCCGGCGAGCCGGCCGGCGATGGCGACCTCGCCGAGGCCGTGGCCCTCCAGCTGTGCGACGGCCTCCACCGCCGCGACTGCCCGGCCGACCTCACCGCCACCGTCGAAGGACTGCTCGGCGACCACCCCCGCTTGTACGGCCGCACCCTCCACGTCCGCCTGGACGAACTCCTCGCCCGCACCGCCGCCTTCCACACCAGCCACGTCCCGGGCTACCGCGCCTACCAGCGCCTGCGCACCGGCCTGCTGGCCCGGGAACGCACACGCCTGCGCCTGGACGACCTCCGCCCCGCACCCCTGACCGCCTTCGTACGCAACCGGCTCCTCGACGAGGTCTACCTCCCCCTCATCGGCGACAACCTCGCCAAGCAACTCGGCGCGGCAGGCGACGCCAAGCGCACCGACAACTCCGGACTCCTGCTGCTGATCTCCCCGCCTGGCTACGGCAAGACCACCCTGGTCGAATACGTCGCCGACCGCCTCGGCCTGCTCCTGGTCAAGGTCAGCGGCCCCGCCCTCGGAAGCTCCATCACCTCACTCGACGCCGACCACCCCGAGATCAAGAAGATCCACTTCGCCCTGGCAGCCGCCAACAACGTGCTGCTCTACCTCGACGACATCCAGCACGTCTCCCCCGAACTGCTGCAGCGCTTCATCCCGCTGTGCGACACCACACGCCGCCTCGGCCCCTACGACCTGCGCGGCAAGCGCTTCGCCGTCGCCATGTCCGGCAACCCCTACACCGAGTCCGGCGCCCTCTTCCGCATCCCCGACATGCTCGCCAACCGCGCCGACATCTGGAACCTCGGCGACGTCCTCACCGGCCGCGACGACCTCTTCGCCCTCAGCTTCATCGAGAACGCCCTCACCTCCAACCCCGTCCTGGCCCCCCTCGCCGGCCACGACCGCACCGACCTCGAACTCCTGCTGCGCCGCGCCCGGGGCGACGACTCGGTGCGCGCCGACCAACTCGGCCGCCCCTGCCCGCCGGCCGAGTTCGACCGGATCATCGCCGTCCTTACCAAGCTCCTGCACGTCCGGCACACCGTCTTGGCCGTCAACCGCGCCTACATCGCCTCCGCCGCCCAGGCCGACGCCTCCCGCACCGAACCGCGCTTCCGGCTCCAGGGCTCCTACCGCGACATGAACAAGCTGACCGAACGCATCGTCCCCGTCATGAACGACGCCGAACTCGACGCCCTCATCGACGACCACTACCGCGCCGAGGCCCAGACCCTCACCTCGGCCGCCGAGGCCAACCTCCTCAAACTCGCCGAGCTGCGCGGCACCCTCACCCCCGCCCAGGCAGCCCGCTGGGAGGACGTCAAGGCCGCCTGCACCCGGACCGCACCGACCGGGTGA
- a CDS encoding flotillin family protein, translating to MDAITIGIGVLIAVVLLILLGLLLIVSRLFRKVEQGRALIISKTKRVDVTFTGAVVLPVLHKAEYMDISVKTIEIRRTGREGLICRDNIRADIHINFFVRVNKTVEDVIKVAQSIGTERASSQEEIQDFFAAKFSEALKTVGKQLDFVDLYTKREEFRDRIISVIGTDLNGYHLDDAAIDFLEQTPMSQLDAANILDAQGIRKITELTAIEHVRTNEFQRTEQKEITRQDVDARETILELERRQAEAEIRQRREVETLRAKEEAVTAKVQEEERLGAQSAFLRTEEQLGIQRENQAREIAVAQKNRERVIAVENERIEKDRLLEVIGRERETELSRIAAGKEVEAGKREIADVIRERIAVDRTVAEQEESIKRLRVVEEAERNRQAVVIHAEAEAQEKLVKDIKAAEAAEAAAQHKAREALTLAGSRKEAAELDAQAKIRLAEGVQAEAAAEGLAAVQVREKEAAAIEKTGRAEAVVAVEKAHAAATEIGEKLKAEAAGLTEKAAAMAALDDASRGHEEYRLRLAAEKDVRLAGLDMQRQIAEAQAALVGAGLEKATIDIVGGDSVFFDRLVSAISYGKSADAFVANSDTAQALGRPWLSGESSFTDDLTGLLGSVKTADVRDLTVSAALLKLISSGGERAGQFQQLLDAARQLGVADAPLAALNGAVHA from the coding sequence ATGGATGCCATCACCATAGGAATCGGCGTGCTCATCGCCGTCGTCCTGCTCATCCTGCTCGGTCTGCTCCTGATCGTCAGCCGGCTGTTCCGCAAGGTGGAGCAGGGCAGGGCGCTGATCATCTCCAAGACCAAGAGGGTCGACGTGACCTTCACCGGCGCGGTCGTCCTGCCCGTGCTGCACAAGGCCGAGTACATGGACATCTCGGTCAAGACCATCGAGATCCGCCGCACCGGCCGCGAGGGCCTGATCTGCCGGGACAACATCCGGGCCGACATCCACATCAACTTCTTCGTACGGGTCAACAAGACCGTCGAGGACGTCATCAAGGTCGCCCAGTCCATCGGCACCGAGCGGGCCAGCAGCCAGGAGGAGATCCAGGACTTCTTCGCGGCGAAGTTCTCCGAGGCGCTGAAGACCGTCGGCAAGCAGCTGGACTTCGTTGACCTCTACACCAAGCGCGAGGAGTTCCGGGACCGGATCATCTCCGTCATCGGCACGGACCTCAACGGCTACCACCTTGATGACGCCGCGATCGACTTCCTTGAGCAGACCCCGATGTCGCAGCTGGACGCGGCCAACATCCTGGACGCCCAGGGCATCCGGAAGATCACCGAGCTGACCGCGATCGAGCACGTTCGGACCAACGAGTTCCAGCGCACCGAGCAAAAGGAGATCACGCGGCAGGACGTCGACGCCCGCGAGACCATCCTGGAGCTGGAGCGCCGGCAGGCGGAGGCCGAGATCAGGCAGCGGCGTGAGGTGGAGACCCTGCGGGCGAAGGAGGAGGCCGTCACCGCCAAGGTCCAGGAGGAGGAACGGCTCGGCGCGCAGTCCGCGTTCCTGCGCACCGAGGAGCAGCTGGGCATCCAGCGCGAGAACCAGGCCCGTGAGATCGCCGTGGCGCAGAAGAACCGCGAGCGGGTGATCGCGGTGGAGAACGAGCGGATCGAGAAGGACCGGCTGCTGGAGGTCATCGGCCGGGAGCGGGAGACCGAACTGTCGCGGATCGCCGCGGGCAAGGAGGTGGAGGCCGGCAAGCGGGAGATCGCCGACGTCATCCGCGAGCGGATCGCGGTGGACCGCACCGTCGCGGAGCAGGAGGAGAGCATCAAGCGGCTGCGGGTGGTGGAGGAGGCCGAGCGGAACCGCCAGGCCGTCGTCATCCACGCCGAGGCCGAGGCCCAGGAGAAGCTGGTCAAGGACATCAAGGCTGCCGAGGCGGCGGAGGCCGCGGCCCAGCACAAGGCCCGCGAGGCGCTCACCCTGGCCGGGTCCCGTAAGGAGGCCGCCGAACTGGACGCCCAGGCCAAGATCAGGCTCGCCGAGGGTGTGCAGGCCGAGGCCGCGGCCGAGGGACTGGCGGCGGTGCAGGTACGGGAGAAGGAAGCGGCGGCGATCGAGAAGACCGGACGGGCCGAGGCCGTCGTCGCGGTGGAGAAGGCACACGCCGCCGCCACCGAGATCGGCGAGAAGCTCAAGGCCGAGGCCGCGGGTCTGACCGAGAAGGCGGCTGCGATGGCGGCCCTGGACGACGCCTCGCGCGGCCACGAGGAGTACCGGCTGCGGCTGGCGGCGGAGAAGGACGTCCGGCTCGCCGGGCTCGACATGCAGCGGCAGATCGCCGAGGCCCAAGCCGCACTGGTCGGCGCCGGACTGGAGAAGGCCACCATCGACATCGTCGGCGGCGACAGCGTCTTCTTCGACCGGCTGGTGAGCGCGATCTCGTACGGCAAGAGCGCCGACGCCTTCGTCGCCAACTCCGACACCGCCCAGGCACTGGGCCGGCCGTGGCTGAGCGGCGAGTCCAGCTTCACGGACGATCTGACCGGACTGCTGGGCTCGGTGAAGACCGCCGACGTGCGGGACCTCACGGTGTCGGCGGCACTGCTGAAGCTCATCTCCTCCGGCGGGGAGCGGGCGGGCCAGTTCCAGCAGCTGCTCGACGCCGCCCGGCAACTGGGTGTCGCCGACGCGCCGTTGGCGGCACTCAACGGAGCCGTACACGCCTGA
- a CDS encoding PucR family transcriptional regulator has protein sequence MNVAAGGVPLGFLDGYPAMLAEVSATGRRLRRAELDALRVLGERAAESGYGLPELVGLYLGAARDGWSGLPGVTGVTGARDAGRVGDAVLAAVAAAVAALGEGHERAQRLLARQEEAARREFIDDLLYGRSDLGLLSERAERFGLRLARDHAVAVARGIEAYDDLHPVVRRIERELIGRFGERDVLLATKDGRLVCIAPGTEAVVLDAFAELALKQGTGHPVARRVAVGREHPGAGGVVRSYEEALSALDFADRLRLQPPVLRAAELLVFPVLMRDRAAMADLVRSVLGPLSASRGGAGPLLETISVHAEAGYVNAEAARRLGLGVRTLTYRLDRIKVLTGYDPADALHRYTLETAAMGARLLGWPEQPL, from the coding sequence ATGAACGTGGCAGCGGGGGGCGTACCACTGGGGTTCCTGGACGGCTATCCGGCGATGCTGGCCGAGGTGTCGGCGACCGGGCGACGGTTGCGGCGTGCGGAGTTGGACGCCCTGCGGGTGCTGGGCGAGCGCGCAGCCGAGTCGGGGTACGGACTGCCGGAGCTGGTGGGACTGTATCTGGGGGCGGCCCGCGACGGCTGGAGCGGGCTTCCCGGGGTCACCGGCGTGACCGGGGCCAGGGACGCGGGCCGGGTCGGGGATGCGGTGCTGGCGGCGGTGGCCGCGGCGGTGGCCGCGCTGGGCGAGGGGCATGAGCGGGCCCAGCGGCTGCTGGCGCGGCAGGAGGAGGCGGCCCGGCGCGAGTTCATCGACGACCTGCTGTACGGACGCAGCGACCTGGGGCTGCTATCCGAGCGGGCCGAGCGGTTCGGGCTGCGGCTGGCCCGGGACCACGCGGTGGCGGTGGCCCGTGGGATCGAGGCGTACGACGATCTGCACCCGGTAGTGCGCAGGATCGAGCGGGAGTTGATCGGACGGTTCGGCGAACGGGATGTGCTGCTGGCCACCAAGGACGGCCGGCTGGTGTGCATCGCCCCGGGCACCGAGGCCGTCGTTCTGGACGCCTTCGCGGAGCTGGCCCTGAAGCAGGGTACGGGTCATCCGGTGGCCCGGCGGGTCGCGGTGGGGCGCGAGCATCCCGGCGCCGGCGGGGTGGTGCGGTCGTACGAGGAGGCGTTGAGCGCACTGGACTTCGCCGACCGGCTGCGGCTGCAGCCCCCTGTACTGCGCGCCGCGGAGCTGCTGGTCTTTCCGGTGCTGATGCGTGACCGGGCGGCGATGGCGGATCTGGTACGCAGCGTGCTGGGCCCGCTGAGCGCGTCACGGGGCGGCGCCGGCCCGCTCCTGGAGACCATTTCCGTGCACGCCGAGGCGGGGTACGTCAACGCGGAGGCGGCCCGGCGCCTCGGGCTGGGGGTCCGGACTCTCACCTACCGACTGGACCGGATCAAGGTGCTGACCGGCTACGACCCCGCCGATGCCCTGCACCGCTACACCCTGGAGACCGCTGCGATGGGCGCCCGGCTGCTCGGCTGGCCCGAACAGCCGCTGTAG